In Microbacterium sp. 1.5R, the following are encoded in one genomic region:
- a CDS encoding RidA family protein: MEITLAQPAGLVVSPAFSHVAVVPPGATTIHVGGQNGVDETGALVSTDAAEQSLRAVENARIALESAGAGLEDVISWTIYIHQDADLRAAYGAVAATLARDGAPPLVTAALVAGLGVPGAVIEVSAIAAVIRE, encoded by the coding sequence ATGGAGATCACACTCGCACAGCCGGCGGGACTCGTCGTGAGCCCCGCCTTCAGTCATGTCGCCGTCGTCCCGCCCGGGGCCACGACGATCCACGTCGGCGGCCAGAACGGCGTCGATGAGACGGGCGCGCTCGTCTCGACGGATGCCGCCGAGCAGTCGCTCCGCGCGGTCGAGAACGCTCGGATCGCGCTCGAGTCGGCGGGCGCAGGCCTCGAAGATGTCATCAGCTGGACGATCTACATCCACCAGGATGCCGATCTTCGTGCCGCCTACGGTGCCGTCGCAGCGACGCTCGCCCGTGATGGCGCCCCTCCGCTGGTGACCGCAGCCCTCGTGGCCGGGCTCGGCGTCCCGGGCGCAGTGATCGAGGTGAGCGCGATCGCCGCCGTCATCCGTGAATGA
- a CDS encoding X2-like carbohydrate binding domain-containing protein, which yields MTAALAATAIVLALAPGASWATEATPEPTPAPETTPTTAPAPTDDPAPTEEPAPTEEPAPEPAPSSTPEQEPPADATRTPADETEDGISNRSTAPYMGWSSYSMQVYEGGQWITADQIMAQSDAMHDKLQDYGYDYINIDAGWNGGQDEYGRPIPSTTLFPDGLDAVIDHVHDNGQKVGLYLIPGMSLETAQKALPIYGAPGCTTENLLKQPLQQGDYWGFGYRLDFDNPCTEKYIDSIADLLGEWGVDFIKFDSVTPGSGISDLSMDAREEVAAWSRALDRNDIWFELSWAVDIDYADYWKQYADGWRIDWDVECYCGDEALTTWENVARLFPRLSDWWRHAGPAGWNDLDSLNVGNGKMDGLTRDERRTATTLWATSAAPMYLGNDLTNLDEYGLELITNREVIAVNQAGVPARPVSTATKQQVWYALNPDGTYTVALYNLGRADADITVDWSDIGLDGSAKVRDLWAGKNLGSEAEGFTAESVPIHGVRLLKVTPAKQAALTVNDDSLRVGYDGAWVRNDGNEVPATSQPFTVAVSDTPGGGTPEPPATGLTVTLNDDDSRIGYSGSWGDSNNRGLGDHGDDVHYVETNGAAFEYTFQGTGIQYVTEKHESQGEVEVYLDGQLVETVDTSLPAADGRLSQQVVYAVADLASGSHTLRVVKKSGSFMLLDKLVVTLDSQLSTTSGAFNKAAPADVTVDVLRDPSELSSISLGGEPLERDADYTLSGSTVTLKSSYLAALPVGDATLDFAFTGDHLDDVHATTADGDSVSFTFRGTGVAWLGPKAPDQGAVDVYIDGKKVKSVDTHAESRVSNQTLFEATGLKDGEHTIKVVKTSGDVLRTDVFRYTVKKVG from the coding sequence TTGACCGCGGCACTCGCCGCGACAGCGATCGTCCTCGCTCTGGCACCTGGCGCGAGCTGGGCCACCGAGGCGACACCGGAACCGACTCCGGCGCCGGAGACGACGCCGACGACGGCTCCCGCGCCGACGGACGACCCGGCACCGACCGAAGAGCCGGCACCGACTGAAGAGCCGGCACCGGAACCTGCTCCCTCGAGCACCCCGGAGCAGGAGCCACCGGCGGATGCGACGCGCACGCCTGCGGACGAGACCGAAGACGGCATCTCGAACCGATCGACCGCCCCCTACATGGGCTGGAGCAGCTACAGCATGCAGGTGTACGAAGGAGGCCAGTGGATCACCGCCGATCAGATCATGGCTCAGTCGGATGCCATGCATGACAAGCTCCAGGATTACGGCTACGACTACATCAACATCGACGCCGGCTGGAACGGAGGCCAGGACGAGTACGGACGCCCCATTCCCAGCACGACGCTGTTCCCCGACGGGCTCGACGCGGTGATCGACCACGTGCACGACAACGGCCAGAAGGTGGGTCTGTATCTGATTCCCGGGATGAGCCTCGAGACGGCGCAGAAGGCGCTCCCGATCTACGGCGCTCCCGGCTGCACGACCGAGAATCTGCTCAAGCAGCCTCTCCAGCAGGGCGACTACTGGGGCTTCGGGTACCGACTCGACTTCGACAACCCCTGCACCGAGAAGTACATCGACTCGATCGCCGATCTGCTCGGCGAATGGGGAGTCGACTTCATCAAGTTCGACAGCGTCACCCCCGGCTCCGGAATCAGCGACCTGTCGATGGACGCCCGCGAGGAGGTCGCCGCCTGGTCTCGGGCGCTCGACCGCAACGACATCTGGTTCGAGCTCTCCTGGGCCGTCGACATCGACTACGCGGACTACTGGAAGCAGTATGCAGACGGCTGGCGCATCGACTGGGACGTCGAATGCTACTGCGGCGATGAGGCCCTGACCACCTGGGAGAACGTCGCTCGCCTGTTCCCGAGGCTCTCGGACTGGTGGCGCCACGCCGGGCCCGCAGGCTGGAACGACCTCGACTCCCTCAACGTGGGCAACGGGAAGATGGACGGCCTCACGCGCGACGAACGCCGCACCGCGACGACGCTCTGGGCGACCTCCGCGGCGCCGATGTACCTGGGCAACGATCTGACGAACCTCGACGAGTACGGGCTCGAGCTGATCACCAACCGCGAGGTCATCGCCGTGAACCAGGCAGGCGTGCCCGCTCGCCCCGTCTCGACGGCCACGAAGCAGCAGGTCTGGTACGCACTGAACCCGGATGGCACCTACACCGTGGCGCTGTACAACCTGGGCCGTGCAGACGCCGACATCACGGTCGACTGGTCCGACATCGGACTCGACGGCTCCGCGAAGGTCCGCGATCTCTGGGCCGGCAAGAACCTGGGATCGGAAGCGGAGGGCTTCACCGCCGAGAGCGTGCCGATCCACGGCGTGCGCCTTCTGAAGGTGACGCCCGCGAAGCAGGCGGCACTCACCGTCAACGACGACTCGCTGCGGGTCGGCTACGACGGGGCGTGGGTGCGCAACGACGGCAACGAGGTGCCTGCGACATCGCAGCCCTTCACCGTCGCGGTGTCCGACACCCCGGGTGGAGGCACGCCCGAACCGCCCGCCACCGGGCTGACAGTGACCCTGAACGACGACGATTCACGCATCGGCTACAGCGGGTCCTGGGGCGACAGCAACAACCGCGGGCTGGGCGACCACGGCGACGACGTCCACTACGTCGAGACGAACGGAGCGGCCTTCGAGTACACGTTCCAGGGAACCGGGATCCAGTACGTCACCGAGAAGCACGAATCGCAGGGCGAGGTCGAGGTCTACCTCGACGGACAGCTGGTCGAGACCGTCGACACCTCGCTGCCCGCGGCCGACGGGCGCCTCTCCCAGCAGGTGGTCTACGCCGTCGCCGATCTCGCGAGCGGAAGTCACACCCTGCGGGTGGTCAAGAAGTCCGGATCCTTCATGCTGCTCGACAAGCTCGTCGTCACTCTCGACAGCCAGCTGAGCACGACCTCGGGTGCGTTCAACAAGGCCGCTCCCGCCGACGTGACGGTCGATGTGCTGCGCGACCCGAGCGAGCTCTCCTCGATCAGCCTCGGCGGTGAGCCGCTCGAGCGCGACGCCGACTACACGCTGTCCGGATCGACGGTCACACTGAAGTCGTCGTACCTCGCCGCACTCCCGGTGGGGGACGCGACGCTGGACTTCGCGTTCACCGGAGACCATCTCGACGATGTCCACGCCACCACGGCCGACGGCGACTCCGTGTCGTTCACGTTCCGCGGGACCGGCGTCGCGTGGCTCGGCCCGAAGGCACCCGACCAGGGAGCCGTCGATGTGTACATCGACGGCAAGAAGGTGAAGAGCGTCGACACCCACGCCGAGTCGCGCGTCTCGAATCAGACACTGTTCGAGGCGACCGGGCTGAAGGACGGCGAGCACACGATCAAGGTCGTGAAGACGTCGGGAGACGTGCTCCGCACGGACGTGTTCCGATACACGGTCAAGAAGGTCGGCTGA
- a CDS encoding alpha-galactosidase encodes MTSRADTVVALRAAGAAFIVHISDPIPRVLHWGADLGDLDPAAVSALALTAGPAQLNNSPDIPRAFSALPTEHEGWSGTAALSGHASGRATTPRPRLVGHDVEIPSDGVGGRIVLRFDDTISGIRTELAYHLDPHGVLAVDTSLARDSALSPRIGRTPYTVGAVLSLLPLPERATEILDFTGKWCRERSPQRSPFGFGTHRRAAHRGKPGHDSPFLLAAGTAGFGFRHGEIWAVHLAWSGEQQYLAERLPEGAGVFSSVIGAGEELHPGEIILEDGDRYDAPTALFLWSDSGLDAISDRLHGRLRARPTHPRSPRPLVLNTWEAVYFDHDLERLTALIERAAEVGVERIVLDDGWFRGRREADAGLGDWFVDDEVWPDGLGPLVDVVRAQGMQFGLWFEPEMINLDSDLARAHPDWVLGPAEGLGPESRSQHVLDIARPEAYDYLLARLDALVREHSIDYLKWDHNRDLLEAVSRGGDGDRPSVHRQTAALYRLLDELRSRHPGLEIETCSGGGGRIDLGILDRTDRVWASDCNDPVERVQIERWTRSLVPPELIGSHLGSARSHTTARTTDLSFRLATSLTAHAGIEQDLTVVDDGELAAIARWTAMYREFRELLHSGRVVNADLADPATSLSGIVARDASEALFTWSRFTTSASGQSGRVRFPGLDAAAPYTVRIREDLGASSRHGGDPEWVTAAVAVPVEMPGSVLVTAGVPLPTLNPQQAMLIEIRRADG; translated from the coding sequence ATGACTTCCCGTGCAGACACCGTCGTCGCACTCCGCGCCGCTGGTGCCGCCTTCATCGTCCACATCTCCGACCCGATCCCCCGTGTGCTGCACTGGGGCGCGGACCTCGGAGACCTCGATCCCGCAGCCGTCTCGGCGCTCGCCCTCACGGCCGGGCCCGCCCAGCTGAACAACTCCCCCGACATCCCGCGTGCCTTCTCCGCACTGCCCACCGAGCACGAGGGCTGGTCGGGAACCGCAGCTCTCTCCGGTCACGCGAGCGGACGCGCCACGACCCCCCGACCTCGACTCGTGGGACACGATGTCGAGATCCCGTCCGACGGCGTCGGCGGGCGCATCGTCCTCCGGTTCGACGACACGATCAGCGGCATCCGCACCGAACTCGCATATCACCTCGACCCGCACGGAGTTCTCGCGGTCGACACGTCCCTCGCACGCGACTCCGCCCTCAGTCCGCGCATCGGTCGGACCCCCTACACGGTGGGCGCCGTGCTGTCGCTGCTTCCGCTCCCCGAGCGCGCGACCGAGATCCTCGACTTCACCGGGAAGTGGTGCCGTGAGCGCTCCCCGCAGCGTTCGCCCTTCGGCTTCGGCACCCACCGTCGCGCCGCGCACCGCGGCAAGCCGGGACACGACTCGCCCTTCCTGCTCGCGGCCGGAACCGCCGGATTCGGCTTCCGGCACGGAGAGATCTGGGCCGTGCACCTCGCGTGGAGCGGTGAACAGCAGTACCTCGCCGAGCGCCTTCCCGAGGGCGCTGGCGTGTTCAGTTCGGTCATCGGAGCCGGCGAGGAGCTCCACCCGGGCGAGATCATCCTCGAAGACGGCGACCGCTACGACGCACCGACCGCGCTGTTCCTCTGGTCCGACAGCGGACTCGACGCCATCAGCGACCGACTCCACGGGCGCCTGCGCGCGCGTCCGACGCATCCGCGCTCGCCGCGACCCCTGGTGCTCAACACCTGGGAGGCGGTCTACTTCGACCACGACCTCGAGCGCCTCACCGCGCTGATCGAGCGTGCGGCGGAGGTGGGGGTCGAGCGCATCGTGCTCGACGACGGCTGGTTCCGCGGACGCCGCGAAGCGGATGCCGGCCTGGGCGACTGGTTCGTCGACGATGAGGTGTGGCCGGACGGACTCGGGCCCCTCGTCGATGTCGTGCGTGCTCAGGGGATGCAGTTCGGTCTCTGGTTCGAGCCCGAGATGATCAATCTCGACTCCGATCTCGCGCGCGCCCACCCGGACTGGGTACTGGGTCCGGCCGAGGGCCTCGGCCCGGAATCCCGGTCGCAGCACGTTCTCGACATCGCGCGCCCCGAGGCGTACGACTACCTTCTCGCGCGTCTCGACGCTCTCGTGCGCGAGCACTCGATCGACTACCTGAAATGGGATCACAACCGCGATCTTCTCGAAGCGGTCAGTCGCGGCGGCGATGGGGACAGGCCCAGCGTCCACCGGCAGACCGCCGCGCTCTACCGCCTGCTCGACGAGCTGCGCTCGCGGCACCCGGGGCTCGAGATCGAGACATGCTCGGGCGGCGGCGGACGCATCGACCTCGGGATCCTCGACCGCACCGATCGTGTCTGGGCCTCGGACTGCAACGATCCGGTCGAACGCGTCCAGATCGAGCGGTGGACGCGCAGCCTCGTGCCTCCCGAACTCATCGGCTCCCACCTCGGCTCCGCGCGATCGCACACCACGGCCCGCACCACCGATCTGTCGTTCCGTCTGGCGACGTCGCTGACCGCGCACGCCGGCATCGAGCAGGACCTCACCGTCGTCGACGACGGCGAGCTGGCGGCGATCGCCCGCTGGACCGCGATGTACCGCGAATTCCGCGAGCTGCTGCACAGCGGTCGCGTCGTCAACGCGGACCTCGCGGATCCCGCGACATCACTCTCGGGAATCGTGGCCCGAGACGCATCCGAAGCGCTGTTCACCTGGAGCCGGTTCACGACATCGGCATCGGGTCAGTCCGGTCGGGTGCGTTTTCCCGGACTGGATGCCGCTGCGCCGTACACCGTCCGGATCCGCGAAGATCTCGGCGCGTCGAGCAGACACGGTGGAGACCCCGAGTGGGTGACGGCCGCCGTCGCCGTCCCGGTCGAGATGCCGGGGTCCGTCCTCGTCACCGCCGGCGTCCCCCTGCCGACGCTCAATCCGCAGCAGGCGATGCTCATCGAGATCAGGCGCGCAGACGGCTGA